One stretch of Macaca nemestrina isolate mMacNem1 chromosome 17, mMacNem.hap1, whole genome shotgun sequence DNA includes these proteins:
- the LOC105476819 gene encoding peripheral-type benzodiazepine receptor-associated protein 1 isoform X8, protein MEQLTTLPRPGNPGAMEPWALPTWQSWTPGRGGEPGDAVPSVADTPPAALQLPELRSEESSEPKGARSSGPIGGTDPEEAEACLPSLGQQASSSGPACQRPEDEEVEAFPKAKLNMGFGDRPNLELLRALGELRQRCAILKEENQMLRKSSFPETEEKVRRLKRKNAELAVIAKRLEERARKLQETNLRVVSAPLPRPGASLELCRKALARQRARDLSETASALLAKDKQIAALQRECRELQARLTLVGKEGPQWLHVRDFDRLLRESQREVLRLQRQIALRNQRETPPRPPSRPPGPALPARAEAPAPGAPGEATPQEDADNLPVILGEPEKEQRVQQLESELSKKRKKCESLEQEARKKQRRCEELELQLREAQNENARLVEENSRLSGRVTEKEQVEWENAELRGQLLGVTQERDSALRKSQGLQSKLESLEQVLKHMREVAQRRQQLEVEHEQARLSLREKQEEVRRLQQAQAEAKKEHEGAVQLLESTLDSMQARVRELEEQCRSQTEQFSLLAQELQAFRLHPGPLDLLTSALDCGTLGDRPPPPCCCSTPRPCRGSGPKDLDLPPGSPGRCTPKSSEPAPATLTGVPRRTAKKAESLSNSSHSESIHNSPKSCPTPEVDTASEVEELEVDSVSLLPATPEGSRGGARIQVFLARYSYNPFEGPNENPEAELPLTAGEYIYVYGNMDEDGFFEGELMDGRRGLVPSNFVERVSDDDLLTSLPPELADLSHSSGPELSFLSVGGGGSSSGGQSSGGRSQPRPEEEDAGDDLSVSPSPEGLGEPPAVPYPRCLVVLKQLAHSVVLAWEPPPERVELHGFHICVNGELRQALGPGAPPKAVLENLDLRAGPLHISVQALTSRGSSDPLRCCLAVGARAGVVPSQLRVHRLTATSAEITWVPGNSNLAHAIYLNGEECPPASPSTYWATFCHLRPGTPYQAQVEAQLPPQGPWEPGWERLEQRAATLQFTTLPAGPPDAPLDVQIEPGPSPGILIISWLPVTIDAAGTSNGVRVTGYAIYADGQKIMEVASPTAGSVLVELSQLQLLQVCREVVVRTMSPHGESADSIPAPITPALAPASLPARVSCPSPRPSPEARAPLASASPAPGDPSSPLQHPAPLGTQEPPGAPPASPSREMPKGSHEDPPAPCSQVPCSGRGEQVHAGRGTWAWVLPQRSLFQEEAGAAVLGTSEERTASTSTLGEKDPSPAAPSLAKQEAEWTAGEACPAPSSAQGALAQQAPNTEACQGGDPGSGLRPRAEKEDAAELGVHLVNSLVDHGRNSDLSDIQEEEEEEEEEEEEEEEELGSRTCSFQKQVAGNSIRENGAKSQPDPFCETDSDEEILEQILELPLQQFCSKKLFSIPEEEEEEEEDEEKEKPGAGCSSQDPGPPEPALLGLGCDSGQPRRPGQCPLSPEPSRAGDCLEDMPGLVGGSSRRRGGGSPEKPPSRRRPPDPREHCSRLLSNNGPQASGRPGPTRERGGLPVIEGPRTGLEASGRGRLGPSRRCSRGRALEPGLASCLSPKCLEISIEYDSEDEQEAGSGGISITSSCYPGDGEAWGTATVGRPRGPPKANSGPKPYPPLPAWEKGEPERRGRSATGRAKEPLSRATETREARGQDSSGRRGPQKRGARVPRPSTAELVPVRSPSEALAYQHLPVRIFVALFDYDPVSMSPNPDAGEEELPFREGQILKVFGDKDADGFYRGEGGGRTGYIPCNMVAEVAVDSPAGRQQLLQRGYLSPDILLEGSGNGPFVYSTARTTGPPPKPRRSKKAESEGPAQPCPGPPKLVPSAELKAPHSMVAAFDYNPQESSPNMDVEAELPFRAGDVITVFGGMDDDGFYYGELNGQRGLVPSNFLEGPGPEAGGLDREPRTPQAESQAI, encoded by the exons ATGGAGCAACTGACAACCCTCCCACGGCCTGGGAACCCTGGAGCCATGGAGCCATGGGCACTGCCCACCTGGCAGAGCTGGACTCCAGGTCGAGGGGGTGAACCTGGCGATGCAGTCCCAAGTGTCGCTGATACTCCTCCAGCAGCTCTGCAGCTTCCAGAACTGAGGTCTGAGGAGAGTTCCGAGCCCAAAGGAGCCAGGAGCTCTGGGCCCATTGGGGGCACTGACCCTGAAGAAGCAGAGGCTTGTCTGCCCAGCCTGGGCCAGCAAGCATCGAGCTCTGGACCTGCCTGCCAGAGGCCAGAGGATGAGGAAGTAGAGGCTTTCCCGAAG GCCAAGCTGAATATGGGCTTTGGGGACAGGCCCAATCTGGAGCTGCTGAGGGCCCTGGGGGAGCTGCGGCAGCGCTGTGCCATCCTTAAGGAGGAAaaccagatgctg AGGAAGAGCAGCTTCCCTGAGACGGAAGAGAAGGTGCGGAGGCTGAAGAGGAAGAACGCAGAGCTGGCGGTCATTGCCAAGCGCCTGGAGGAGAGGGCCCGAAAGCTGCAGGAAACGAACCTGAGGGTG GTGAGTGCCCCCTTGCCCCGGCCGGGGGCCAGCTTGGAGTTGTGTCGGAAGGCCCTAGCCCGCCAGCGAGCCCGGGACCTCAGTGAGACAGCCAGTGCACTGCTGGCCAAGGACAAGCAGATTGCTGCCTTGCAGCGGGAGTGCAGGGAGCTGCAGGCCAGGCTCACCCTGGTGGGCAAG GAGGGTCCCCAGTGGCTCCACGTGCGGGACTTCGATCGGTTGCTGCGCGAGTCCCAGCGGGAGGTGCTGCGGCTGCAGAGGCAGATCGCGCTGCGCAACCAGCGGGAGACGCCCCCGCGCCCGCCGTCCCGGCCCCCGGGCCCTGCTCTCCCGGCCAGAGCAGAGGCGCCGGCTCCCGGGGCCCCGGGAGAG GCCACACCCCAGGAGGATGCGGACAACCTACCCGTGATTCTAGGGGAGCCAGAGAAAGAGCAGAGGGTGCAGCAGCTG GAATCGGAGCTCAGCAAGAAGCGGAAGAAATGCGAGAGCCTGGAGCAGGAAGCCCGGAAAAAACAGAGGCGATGTGAGGAGCTG GAACTGCAGCTGAGAGAAGCGCAGAATGAGAATGCCCGCCTGGTGGAGGAGAACTCCCGGCTCAGTGGGAGAGTCACAGAGAAGGAGCAG GTGGAGTGGGAGAATGCGGAGCTGAGGGGCCAGCTCCTGGGGGTGACACAGGAGAGGGACTCAGCCCTTCGCAAGAGCCAGGGCCTGCAAAGCAAGCTGGAGAGCCTGGAGCAAGTGCTGAAG CACATGCGGGAGGTGGCCCAGCGGCGACAGCAGCTGGAGGTGGAGCATGAACAGGCTCGGCTCAGCCTGCgggagaagcaggaggaggtCCGGAGGTTGCAGCAG GCCCAGGCAGAAGCCAAGAAGGAACATGAAGGAGCCGTGCAGCTGCTGGAG TCTACCTTGGATTCCATGCAG GCCCGGGTTCGAGAGCTCGAGGAACAGTGCCGCAGCCAAACCGAGCAGTTCAGCCTCCTGGCACAGGAACTCCAGGCCTTCCGCCTGCACCCGGGCCCCTTGGATCTGCTCACATCTGCCCTGGACTGCGGGACCCTTGGAGACCGCCCGCCACCCCCCTGCTGCTGCTCCACTCCCCGGCCTTGCCGGGGGTCTGGCCCCAAAG ACCTTGACCTCCCGCCGGGCTCCCCTGGGCGCTGCACCCCAAAGTCTTCCGAGCCTGCCCCTGCCACCCTCACTGGGGTCCCTCGAAGGACAGCCAAGAAGGCAGAGTCTCTCTCCAACTCCTCCCACTCCGAGTCCATCCACAACAGCCCCAAGTCATGCCCTACACCTGAG GTGGACACAGCCAGTGAGGTAGAGGAGCTGGAGGTGGACAGTGTCTCCCTGCTCCCAGCCACGCCAGAGGGCAGCCGGGGAGGAGCCAGGATCCAGGTCTTCCTAGCGCGTTATAG CTACAACCCCTTTGAGGGCCCCAATGAGAATCCAGAAGCAGAGCTTCCGCTGACAGCTGGCGAGTACATCTATGTCTATGGCAACATGGATGAGGATGGCTTTTTTGAAG GAGAGCTCATGGATGGCCGAAGGGGCCTGGTCCCTTCCAATTTTGTAGAGCGTGTGTCGGATGACGACCTCCTGACCTCCCTCCCTCCGGAGCTGGCCGATTTGTCCCACAGCTCAGGCCCTGAACTCAGTTTCCTGAGTGTGGGTGGGGGTGGCAGCAGTAGCGGGGGCCAAAGCAGCGGGGGACGGAGCCAGCCCAGACCTGAGGAGGAGGATGCAGGGGACGACCTCAGTGTGAGCCCATCACCGGAGGGCCTGGGCGAGCCTCCTGCTGTGCCTTACCCCCGCTGTCTGGTGGTCCTCAAGCAGCTGGCCCACAGTGTAGTGCTGGCCTGGGAACCCCCTCCTGAGCGAGTGGAGCTACACGGCTTCCATATCTGTGTGAATGGGGAGCTGCGGCAGGCCCTGGGGCCTGGGGCGCCACCCAAGGCTGTGCTGGAGAACCTGGACCTGCGGGCCGGGCCCCTTCACATTTCTGTCCAGGCCCTGACCAGCCGGGGCAGCTCCGACCCACTGCGCTGTTGCTTGGCGGTGGGTGCCCGGGCTGGAGTGGTGCCCAGCCAGCTGCGGGTCCATCGGTTGACAGCCACATCTGCTGAGATCACCTGGGTGCCCGGCAATAGCAACTTGGCCCATGCCATCTACCTCAATGGGGAAGAGTGCCCACCTGCCAGCCCCAGTACCTACTGGGCCACCTTCTGCCACTTACGGCCTGGCACACCCTATCAGGCCCAAGTGGAGGCTCAGCTCCCACCCCAAGGGCCCTGGGAACCAGGCTGGGAGAGGCTGGAGCAGCGGGCTGCCACCCTGCAGTTCACCACACTCCCAGCAG GCCCGCCTGATGCCCCTCTGGATGTGCAGATCGAGCCTGGGCCCTCCCCTGGAATCTTGATCATCAGTTGGCTCCCAGTCACCATCGATGCTGCTGGCACATCCAACGGTGTCCGGGTCACAGGCTATGCCATCTATGCTGATGGGCAGAAG ATCATGGAGGTGGCCTCGCCCACGGCAGGCAGTGTGCTGGTGGAGTTGTCCCAGCTGCAGCTGCTGCAGGTGTGTCGTGAGGTGGTCGTGCGTACCATGTCGCCCCACGGGGAGTCGGCGGACTCCATCCCGGCTCCTATCACTCCTGCCCTGGCTCCAGCCAGCCTGCCGGCCCGAGTCTCCTGCCCCTCACCGCGACCAAGCCCAGAGGCCAGAGCAccccttgcttcagcctccccagcgCCTGGAGACCCCAGCTCTCCTCTCCAGCACCCTGCTCCCCTTGGAACTCAAGAGCCCCCAGGAGCACCCCCTGCAAGCCCTTCCAGAGAGATGCCAAAAGGGTCCCACGAGGATCCTCCAGCACCTTGCTCCCAGGTACCCTGTTCGGGGAGAGGGGAGCAGGTGCATGCTGGGAGAGGGACCTGGGCTTGGGTCCTTCCTCAGCGCTCTCTGTTCcaggaggaggctggggcagcagtGCTGGGCACCTCAGAGGAGAGGACAGCCAGCACATCCACCCTGGGTGAGAAGGACCCTAGCCCCGCAGCTCCCTCACTGGCCAAGCAGGAGGCCGAGTGGACTGCAGGAGAGGCCTGCCCGGCCCCCAGCTCCGCCCAGGGAGCACTGGCCCAGCAGGCGCCAAATACCGAGGCGTGCCAAGGAGGAGACCCAGGGTCTGGGCTGAGGCCTAGGGCTGAG AAGGAGGACGCGGCAGAGCTCGGGGTTCATCTGGTGAACTCCCTCGTGGACCACGGCCGCAACTCAGACCTGTCAGAcatccaggaggaagaggaggaggaggaggaggaggaggaggaggaggaggaggagctgggttCCAGGACTTGCTCCTTCCAGAAGCAGGTTGCTGGCAACAGCATCAGGGAGAATGGGGCCAAG tCCCAGCCCGACCCCTTTTGTGAGACTGACAGCGATGAGGAGATCTTGGAGCAGATCCTGGAGCTGCCCCTCCAGCAGTTCTGCAGCAAGAAGCTCTTTAGCATccccgaggaggaggaggaggaagaggaggacgaGGAGAAGGAGAAGCCAGGGGCAGGCTGTTCTTCCCAAGACCCTGGCCCGCCTGAACCTGCATTGCTGGGGCTGGGCTGTGACAGTGGTCAGCCCCGAAGACCTGGCCAGTGTCCCTTGTCTCCTGAGCCCTCCAGGGCTGGAGACTGCCTGGAGGACATGCCTGGATTAGTTGGTGGAAGCAGTcggaggagaggagggggctcCCCTGAGAAGCCCCCAAGCCGCAGGCGGCCTCCAGATCCCCGTGAACACTGCAGCCGACTTCTCAGCAACAATGGGCCCCAGGCCTCTGGACGACCCGGCCCCACGCGGGAGAGGGGTGGCCTCCCTGTAATTGAGGGCCCCAGGACTGGACTAGAGGCTAGCGGGAGAGGGCGGCTGGGCCCTTCCCGGAGGTGCTCCCGTGGCCGGGCGCTGGAGCCTGGCCTGGCCAGCTGCCTTTCCCCCAAGTGCTTGGAAATCAGCATTGAATATGACTCGGAGGACGAGCAGGAGGCGGGCAGCGGGGGCATCAGCATCACCAGCTCCTGCTACCCTGGAGATGGGGAGGCCTGGGGCACAGCAACCGTAGGAAGGCCCAGGGGGCCTCCGAAGGCCAATTCAGGCCCCAAACCCTACCCACCCctcccagcctgggagaaaggGGAGCCAGAGCGGAGAGGCCGCAGTGCGACGGGCAGAGCCAAGGAGCCACTCTCCCGG GCAACAGAGACTAGGGAAGCCAGAGGGCAGGACAGCTCTGGGCGGAGAGGCCCCCAGAAGAGAGGTGCCCGAGTCCCCAGGCCAAGCACTGCAGAGCTAG TCCCTGTGAGGAGCCCGTCAGAAGCATTGGCTTACCAGCACCTACCCGTCAGGATCTTTGTGGCTCTGTTTGACTACGACCCCGTGTCAATGTCCCCCAATCCTGATGCTGGAGAAGAAGAGCTTCCCTTCCGAGAGGGTCAGATCCTGAAG GTGTTTGGGGACAAGGATGCCGACGGCTTCTACCGGGGCGAAGGTGGGGGCCGGACAGGCTACATTCCCTGCAACATGGTGGCTGAGGTGGCTGTGGACAGCCCTGCCGGGAGACAGCAGCTGCTTCAGCGGGGTTATTTGTCCCCAGATATTCTCCTCGAGGGCTCAG GGAATGGTCCCTTTGTGTACTCCACAGCCCGCACAACTGGGCCTCCTCCCAAGCCCCGCCGCTCCAAGAAAG CTGAGTCGGAAGGCCCTGCCCAGCCCTGTCCAG GCCCCCCTAAGCTGGTCCCCTCCGCTGAGCTGAAAGCTCCCCACTCCATGGTGGCTGCATTTGACTACAACCCCCAGGAGAGTTCCCCCAATATGGACGTCGAG GCAGAGCTGCCCTTCCGGGCAGGGGATGTCATTACTGTGTTTGGGGGCATGGACGATGACGGTTTCTACTAT ggGGAATTAAATGGACAAAGGGGCCTGGTTCCATCCAACTTCCTGGAGGGCCctgggcctgaggcaggaggcctGGACAGGGAACCCAGGACACCCCAGGCTGAGAGTCAG
- the LOC105476819 gene encoding peripheral-type benzodiazepine receptor-associated protein 1 isoform X15 — protein MEQLTTLPRPGNPGAMEPWALPTWQSWTPGRGGEPGDAVPSVADTPPAALQLPELRSEESSEPKGARSSGPIGGTDPEEAEACLPSLGQQASSSGPACQRPEDEEVEAFPKAKLNMGFGDRPNLELLRALGELRQRCAILKEENQMLRKSSFPETEEKVRRLKRKNAELAVIAKRLEERARKLQETNLRVVSAPLPRPGASLELCRKALARQRARDLSETASALLAKDKQIAALQRECRELQARLTLVGKEGPQWLHVRDFDRLLRESQREVLRLQRQIALRNQRETPPRPPSRPPGPALPARAEAPAPGAPGEATPQEDADNLPVILGEPEKEQRVQQLESELSKKRKKCESLEQEARKKQRRCEELELQLREAQNENARLVEENSRLSGRVTEKEQVEWENAELRGQLLGVTQERDSALRKSQGLQSKLESLEQVLKHMREVAQRRQQLEVEHEQARLSLREKQEEVRRLQQAQAEAKKEHEGAVQLLESTLDSMQARVRELEEQCRSQTEQFSLLAQELQAFRLHPGPLDLLTSALDCGTLGDRPPPPCCCSTPRPCRGSGPKDLDLPPGSPGRCTPKSSEPAPATLTGVPRRTAKKAESLSNSSHSESIHNSPKSCPTPEVDTASEVEELEVDSVSLLPATPEGSRGGARIQVFLARYSYNPFEGPNENPEAELPLTAGEYIYVYGNMDEDGFFEGELMDGRRGLVPSNFVERVSDDDLLTSLPPELADLSHSSGPELSFLSVGGGGSSSGGQSSGGRSQPRPEEEDAGDDLSVSPSPEGLGEPPAVPYPRCLVVLKQLAHSVVLAWEPPPERVELHGFHICVNGELRQALGPGAPPKAVLENLDLRAGPLHISVQALTSRGSSDPLRCCLAVGARAGVVPSQLRVHRLTATSAEITWVPGNSNLAHAIYLNGEECPPASPSTYWATFCHLRPGTPYQAQVEAQLPPQGPWEPGWERLEQRAATLQFTTLPAGPPDAPLDVQIEPGPSPGILIISWLPVTIDAAGTSNGVRVTGYAIYADGQKIMEVASPTAGSVLVELSQLQLLQVCREVVVRTMSPHGESADSIPAPITPALAPASLPARVSCPSPRPSPEARAPLASASPAPGDPSSPLQHPAPLGTQEPPGAPPASPSREMPKGSHEDPPAPCSQEEAGAAVLGTSEERTASTSTLGEKDPSPAAPSLAKQEAEWTAGEACPAPSSAQGALAQQAPNTEACQGGDPGSGLRPRAEKEDAAELGVHLVNSLVDHGRNSDLSDIQEEEEEEEEEEEEEEEELGSRTCSFQKQVAGNSIRENGAKATETREARGQDSSGRRGPQKRGARVPRPSTAELVPVRSPSEALAYQHLPVRIFVALFDYDPVSMSPNPDAGEEELPFREGQILKVFGDKDADGFYRGEGGGRTGYIPCNMVAEVAVDSPAGRQQLLQRGYLSPDILLEGSGNGPFVYSTARTTGPPPKPRRSKKAESEGPAQPCPGPPKLVPSAELKAPHSMVAAFDYNPQESSPNMDVEAELPFRAGDVITVFGGMDDDGFYYGELNGQRGLVPSNFLEGPGPEAGGLDREPRTPQAESQRTRRRRVQC, from the exons ATGGAGCAACTGACAACCCTCCCACGGCCTGGGAACCCTGGAGCCATGGAGCCATGGGCACTGCCCACCTGGCAGAGCTGGACTCCAGGTCGAGGGGGTGAACCTGGCGATGCAGTCCCAAGTGTCGCTGATACTCCTCCAGCAGCTCTGCAGCTTCCAGAACTGAGGTCTGAGGAGAGTTCCGAGCCCAAAGGAGCCAGGAGCTCTGGGCCCATTGGGGGCACTGACCCTGAAGAAGCAGAGGCTTGTCTGCCCAGCCTGGGCCAGCAAGCATCGAGCTCTGGACCTGCCTGCCAGAGGCCAGAGGATGAGGAAGTAGAGGCTTTCCCGAAG GCCAAGCTGAATATGGGCTTTGGGGACAGGCCCAATCTGGAGCTGCTGAGGGCCCTGGGGGAGCTGCGGCAGCGCTGTGCCATCCTTAAGGAGGAAaaccagatgctg AGGAAGAGCAGCTTCCCTGAGACGGAAGAGAAGGTGCGGAGGCTGAAGAGGAAGAACGCAGAGCTGGCGGTCATTGCCAAGCGCCTGGAGGAGAGGGCCCGAAAGCTGCAGGAAACGAACCTGAGGGTG GTGAGTGCCCCCTTGCCCCGGCCGGGGGCCAGCTTGGAGTTGTGTCGGAAGGCCCTAGCCCGCCAGCGAGCCCGGGACCTCAGTGAGACAGCCAGTGCACTGCTGGCCAAGGACAAGCAGATTGCTGCCTTGCAGCGGGAGTGCAGGGAGCTGCAGGCCAGGCTCACCCTGGTGGGCAAG GAGGGTCCCCAGTGGCTCCACGTGCGGGACTTCGATCGGTTGCTGCGCGAGTCCCAGCGGGAGGTGCTGCGGCTGCAGAGGCAGATCGCGCTGCGCAACCAGCGGGAGACGCCCCCGCGCCCGCCGTCCCGGCCCCCGGGCCCTGCTCTCCCGGCCAGAGCAGAGGCGCCGGCTCCCGGGGCCCCGGGAGAG GCCACACCCCAGGAGGATGCGGACAACCTACCCGTGATTCTAGGGGAGCCAGAGAAAGAGCAGAGGGTGCAGCAGCTG GAATCGGAGCTCAGCAAGAAGCGGAAGAAATGCGAGAGCCTGGAGCAGGAAGCCCGGAAAAAACAGAGGCGATGTGAGGAGCTG GAACTGCAGCTGAGAGAAGCGCAGAATGAGAATGCCCGCCTGGTGGAGGAGAACTCCCGGCTCAGTGGGAGAGTCACAGAGAAGGAGCAG GTGGAGTGGGAGAATGCGGAGCTGAGGGGCCAGCTCCTGGGGGTGACACAGGAGAGGGACTCAGCCCTTCGCAAGAGCCAGGGCCTGCAAAGCAAGCTGGAGAGCCTGGAGCAAGTGCTGAAG CACATGCGGGAGGTGGCCCAGCGGCGACAGCAGCTGGAGGTGGAGCATGAACAGGCTCGGCTCAGCCTGCgggagaagcaggaggaggtCCGGAGGTTGCAGCAG GCCCAGGCAGAAGCCAAGAAGGAACATGAAGGAGCCGTGCAGCTGCTGGAG TCTACCTTGGATTCCATGCAG GCCCGGGTTCGAGAGCTCGAGGAACAGTGCCGCAGCCAAACCGAGCAGTTCAGCCTCCTGGCACAGGAACTCCAGGCCTTCCGCCTGCACCCGGGCCCCTTGGATCTGCTCACATCTGCCCTGGACTGCGGGACCCTTGGAGACCGCCCGCCACCCCCCTGCTGCTGCTCCACTCCCCGGCCTTGCCGGGGGTCTGGCCCCAAAG ACCTTGACCTCCCGCCGGGCTCCCCTGGGCGCTGCACCCCAAAGTCTTCCGAGCCTGCCCCTGCCACCCTCACTGGGGTCCCTCGAAGGACAGCCAAGAAGGCAGAGTCTCTCTCCAACTCCTCCCACTCCGAGTCCATCCACAACAGCCCCAAGTCATGCCCTACACCTGAG GTGGACACAGCCAGTGAGGTAGAGGAGCTGGAGGTGGACAGTGTCTCCCTGCTCCCAGCCACGCCAGAGGGCAGCCGGGGAGGAGCCAGGATCCAGGTCTTCCTAGCGCGTTATAG CTACAACCCCTTTGAGGGCCCCAATGAGAATCCAGAAGCAGAGCTTCCGCTGACAGCTGGCGAGTACATCTATGTCTATGGCAACATGGATGAGGATGGCTTTTTTGAAG GAGAGCTCATGGATGGCCGAAGGGGCCTGGTCCCTTCCAATTTTGTAGAGCGTGTGTCGGATGACGACCTCCTGACCTCCCTCCCTCCGGAGCTGGCCGATTTGTCCCACAGCTCAGGCCCTGAACTCAGTTTCCTGAGTGTGGGTGGGGGTGGCAGCAGTAGCGGGGGCCAAAGCAGCGGGGGACGGAGCCAGCCCAGACCTGAGGAGGAGGATGCAGGGGACGACCTCAGTGTGAGCCCATCACCGGAGGGCCTGGGCGAGCCTCCTGCTGTGCCTTACCCCCGCTGTCTGGTGGTCCTCAAGCAGCTGGCCCACAGTGTAGTGCTGGCCTGGGAACCCCCTCCTGAGCGAGTGGAGCTACACGGCTTCCATATCTGTGTGAATGGGGAGCTGCGGCAGGCCCTGGGGCCTGGGGCGCCACCCAAGGCTGTGCTGGAGAACCTGGACCTGCGGGCCGGGCCCCTTCACATTTCTGTCCAGGCCCTGACCAGCCGGGGCAGCTCCGACCCACTGCGCTGTTGCTTGGCGGTGGGTGCCCGGGCTGGAGTGGTGCCCAGCCAGCTGCGGGTCCATCGGTTGACAGCCACATCTGCTGAGATCACCTGGGTGCCCGGCAATAGCAACTTGGCCCATGCCATCTACCTCAATGGGGAAGAGTGCCCACCTGCCAGCCCCAGTACCTACTGGGCCACCTTCTGCCACTTACGGCCTGGCACACCCTATCAGGCCCAAGTGGAGGCTCAGCTCCCACCCCAAGGGCCCTGGGAACCAGGCTGGGAGAGGCTGGAGCAGCGGGCTGCCACCCTGCAGTTCACCACACTCCCAGCAG GCCCGCCTGATGCCCCTCTGGATGTGCAGATCGAGCCTGGGCCCTCCCCTGGAATCTTGATCATCAGTTGGCTCCCAGTCACCATCGATGCTGCTGGCACATCCAACGGTGTCCGGGTCACAGGCTATGCCATCTATGCTGATGGGCAGAAG ATCATGGAGGTGGCCTCGCCCACGGCAGGCAGTGTGCTGGTGGAGTTGTCCCAGCTGCAGCTGCTGCAGGTGTGTCGTGAGGTGGTCGTGCGTACCATGTCGCCCCACGGGGAGTCGGCGGACTCCATCCCGGCTCCTATCACTCCTGCCCTGGCTCCAGCCAGCCTGCCGGCCCGAGTCTCCTGCCCCTCACCGCGACCAAGCCCAGAGGCCAGAGCAccccttgcttcagcctccccagcgCCTGGAGACCCCAGCTCTCCTCTCCAGCACCCTGCTCCCCTTGGAACTCAAGAGCCCCCAGGAGCACCCCCTGCAAGCCCTTCCAGAGAGATGCCAAAAGGGTCCCACGAGGATCCTCCAGCACCTTGCTCCCAG gaggaggctggggcagcagtGCTGGGCACCTCAGAGGAGAGGACAGCCAGCACATCCACCCTGGGTGAGAAGGACCCTAGCCCCGCAGCTCCCTCACTGGCCAAGCAGGAGGCCGAGTGGACTGCAGGAGAGGCCTGCCCGGCCCCCAGCTCCGCCCAGGGAGCACTGGCCCAGCAGGCGCCAAATACCGAGGCGTGCCAAGGAGGAGACCCAGGGTCTGGGCTGAGGCCTAGGGCTGAG AAGGAGGACGCGGCAGAGCTCGGGGTTCATCTGGTGAACTCCCTCGTGGACCACGGCCGCAACTCAGACCTGTCAGAcatccaggaggaagaggaggaggaggaggaggaggaggaggaggaggaggaggagctgggttCCAGGACTTGCTCCTTCCAGAAGCAGGTTGCTGGCAACAGCATCAGGGAGAATGGGGCCAAG GCAACAGAGACTAGGGAAGCCAGAGGGCAGGACAGCTCTGGGCGGAGAGGCCCCCAGAAGAGAGGTGCCCGAGTCCCCAGGCCAAGCACTGCAGAGCTAG TCCCTGTGAGGAGCCCGTCAGAAGCATTGGCTTACCAGCACCTACCCGTCAGGATCTTTGTGGCTCTGTTTGACTACGACCCCGTGTCAATGTCCCCCAATCCTGATGCTGGAGAAGAAGAGCTTCCCTTCCGAGAGGGTCAGATCCTGAAG GTGTTTGGGGACAAGGATGCCGACGGCTTCTACCGGGGCGAAGGTGGGGGCCGGACAGGCTACATTCCCTGCAACATGGTGGCTGAGGTGGCTGTGGACAGCCCTGCCGGGAGACAGCAGCTGCTTCAGCGGGGTTATTTGTCCCCAGATATTCTCCTCGAGGGCTCAG GGAATGGTCCCTTTGTGTACTCCACAGCCCGCACAACTGGGCCTCCTCCCAAGCCCCGCCGCTCCAAGAAAG CTGAGTCGGAAGGCCCTGCCCAGCCCTGTCCAG GCCCCCCTAAGCTGGTCCCCTCCGCTGAGCTGAAAGCTCCCCACTCCATGGTGGCTGCATTTGACTACAACCCCCAGGAGAGTTCCCCCAATATGGACGTCGAG GCAGAGCTGCCCTTCCGGGCAGGGGATGTCATTACTGTGTTTGGGGGCATGGACGATGACGGTTTCTACTAT ggGGAATTAAATGGACAAAGGGGCCTGGTTCCATCCAACTTCCTGGAGGGCCctgggcctgaggcaggaggcctGGACAGGGAACCCAGGACACCCCAGGCTGAGAGTCAG